In the Longimicrobiaceae bacterium genome, one interval contains:
- a CDS encoding amidohydrolase: DALGDAVVTPGLTDAHVHLTAWALARRRVELHDARTAEEGVARVAAAAGSGSGWIQGLGWDVHRWGSLPTREMLDRVAPDRPVYLESHDIHAAWLNSAALRACGIDAATPDPEGGTVVRDPATGEPTGVLLEHAKRLAVPFLPEPSREEVRDALLDAQRETHRLGITGVHSVEQPSGLADFRDLEERGLLRLRVLQAIGLSFLDDAIRLGVRSGFGGEWIRTGGVKMFLDGALGSRTALMREPYEGSADDRGIETLPLADFREAVRRAAEAGIASTVHAIGDAAVERALEVLGAAPRVAAMPHRIEHLQLCPPELWGAAARSGIVASMQPVHLLSDVFPAERHWGHARSRGAYAFAPLLRAGTTLALGSDVPVETIDPRPGLFAAMKRVSWDGEPEGEWYPEHRLTAEEAVRGYTEGPALAAGEADRRGRLLPGYDADLAAWDTDPLAAAPEELRTMRCVLTMVAGEVVHREGGG; encoded by the coding sequence GCGCGCGTCGCGGCCGCGGCGGGGAGCGGCTCCGGGTGGATCCAGGGGCTGGGGTGGGACGTGCACCGCTGGGGCAGCCTCCCCACGCGCGAGATGCTGGACCGCGTCGCTCCGGACCGCCCCGTGTACCTGGAAAGCCACGACATCCACGCCGCCTGGCTGAACTCGGCGGCGCTCCGGGCGTGCGGGATCGACGCCGCCACCCCGGACCCGGAGGGCGGGACGGTCGTGCGCGACCCGGCCACGGGCGAGCCCACCGGGGTCCTGCTGGAGCACGCCAAGCGGCTGGCCGTCCCCTTCCTCCCGGAGCCCTCGCGCGAGGAGGTGCGCGACGCGCTCCTGGACGCGCAGCGCGAGACCCACCGCCTGGGGATCACCGGGGTGCACTCGGTGGAGCAGCCCAGCGGGCTCGCCGACTTCCGCGACCTGGAGGAGCGCGGGCTCCTCCGCCTGCGGGTGCTCCAGGCGATCGGCCTCTCCTTCCTGGACGATGCCATCCGCCTGGGGGTGCGGAGCGGCTTCGGCGGGGAGTGGATCCGGACCGGCGGGGTGAAGATGTTCCTGGACGGGGCGCTGGGCTCGCGCACGGCGCTGATGCGCGAGCCGTACGAGGGATCCGCCGACGACCGGGGGATCGAGACGCTCCCGCTCGCCGACTTCCGCGAGGCGGTTCGCCGGGCGGCGGAGGCGGGGATCGCCAGTACCGTGCACGCCATCGGCGACGCGGCGGTGGAGCGGGCGCTGGAGGTGCTCGGGGCCGCGCCGCGCGTGGCGGCGATGCCGCACCGGATCGAGCACCTGCAGCTCTGCCCGCCGGAGCTGTGGGGCGCGGCGGCGCGCTCCGGGATCGTGGCCTCCATGCAGCCCGTGCACCTGTTGAGCGACGTGTTCCCGGCCGAGCGGCACTGGGGCCACGCGCGCTCGCGCGGCGCCTACGCCTTCGCGCCGCTCCTGCGGGCGGGGACGACGCTCGCCCTGGGCTCCGACGTGCCCGTGGAGACGATCGACCCGCGCCCCGGCCTCTTCGCCGCGATGAAGCGGGTGAGCTGGGACGGCGAGCCGGAGGGCGAGTGGTACCCGGAGCACCGCCTCACCGCGGAGGAGGCCGTGCGTGGCTACACGGAGGGCCCCGCGCTCGCCGCGGGCGAGGCGGACCGCCGGGGCCGGCTCCTCCCCGGCTACGACGCGGACCTCGCCGCCTGGGACACCGACCCGCTCGCCGCCGCGCCGGAGGAGCTGCGCACCATGCGCTGCGTCCTGACCATGGTGGCCGGCGAGGTCGTGCACCGGGAGGGCGGGGGATGA